From a single Micromonospora pallida genomic region:
- a CDS encoding solute symporter family protein: MSTVLAAEAADTTARNLTIALFLVFVAATLAITIWASRQTKTATDFYAGGRSFSGFQNGMAIGGDYMSAASFLGIAGLIALYGYDGFLYSIGFLVAWLVALLLVAELLRNSGRYTMADVLAFRMRQRPVRTAAAASTITVSIFYLLAQMVGAGALVALLLGIRPGTTFLGMDADTAKVATIILVGALMIIYVTVGGMKGTTYVQIVKAFLLMGGALVMTLLVLAKYQFNLSALLGDAAASSGKGNAFLEPGLRYGVEVAGNATQTFYNKVDLLSLGIALVLGTAGLPHILIRFYTVPTAKAARKSVLWAIGIIGTFYLLTLALGFGAAALVGGEAITAQDKAGNTAAPQLAEVLGVDFLGGDLGGAALLAIIAAVAFATILAVVAGLTLASSSSLAHDFYANVIKNGQTSERQEVRVARLSALVIGAVSILLSIYAQNLNVAFLVALAFAVAASGNLPAILYSLFWRRFNTSGAVWAIYGGLLSAVLLVFFSPVVSGAPTSMFPEHDWQWFPLSNPGILSIPFGFFCGWLGTVISKERDEEKYAELEVRALTGAGAH, translated from the coding sequence ATGAGCACGGTCCTCGCGGCTGAGGCGGCCGACACCACCGCCCGCAACCTGACCATCGCCCTCTTCCTGGTCTTCGTGGCGGCCACCCTCGCCATCACCATCTGGGCCAGCCGACAGACCAAGACGGCCACCGACTTCTACGCCGGCGGCCGGTCCTTCTCCGGCTTCCAGAACGGCATGGCGATCGGCGGCGACTACATGTCAGCGGCGTCCTTCCTGGGCATCGCCGGCCTCATCGCCCTGTACGGCTACGACGGTTTCCTCTACTCGATCGGGTTCCTGGTCGCCTGGCTGGTGGCCCTGCTGCTCGTCGCCGAACTGCTGCGCAACTCCGGCCGGTACACGATGGCCGACGTACTGGCCTTCCGGATGCGCCAGCGGCCGGTCCGGACCGCCGCCGCGGCCTCCACCATCACCGTGTCGATCTTCTACCTGCTGGCCCAGATGGTCGGCGCGGGCGCGCTGGTGGCCCTGCTGCTCGGCATCCGGCCGGGAACCACCTTCCTGGGCATGGACGCGGATACCGCGAAGGTCGCCACCATCATCCTGGTCGGCGCCCTCATGATCATCTACGTCACCGTCGGCGGAATGAAGGGCACCACGTACGTCCAGATCGTCAAGGCGTTCCTGCTGATGGGCGGGGCGCTGGTGATGACGCTGCTGGTGCTGGCGAAGTACCAGTTCAACCTGTCCGCGCTGCTCGGCGACGCCGCCGCCTCGTCCGGCAAGGGCAACGCCTTCCTCGAACCGGGACTCCGGTACGGGGTCGAGGTGGCCGGGAACGCCACCCAGACCTTCTACAACAAGGTGGACCTGCTCTCGCTCGGCATCGCGCTGGTGCTCGGCACGGCGGGCCTCCCGCACATCCTGATCCGCTTCTACACGGTGCCGACCGCGAAGGCGGCCCGCAAGAGCGTGCTCTGGGCGATCGGCATCATCGGCACCTTCTACCTGCTCACCCTGGCCCTGGGCTTCGGGGCGGCGGCGCTGGTCGGTGGCGAGGCGATCACCGCGCAGGACAAGGCGGGCAACACCGCCGCACCACAGCTCGCCGAGGTGCTCGGCGTGGACTTCCTCGGCGGTGACCTGGGCGGCGCGGCCCTGCTGGCGATCATCGCGGCGGTGGCCTTCGCCACCATCCTGGCGGTGGTGGCCGGACTGACCCTGGCCTCGTCGTCGAGCCTCGCGCACGACTTCTACGCCAACGTCATCAAGAACGGCCAGACCTCCGAACGGCAGGAGGTCCGGGTCGCGCGCCTGTCCGCCCTGGTCATCGGCGCGGTGTCCATCCTGCTGTCGATCTACGCGCAGAACCTGAACGTGGCGTTCCTGGTCGCGCTCGCCTTCGCGGTGGCCGCCTCGGGCAACCTGCCGGCGATCCTCTACAGCCTGTTCTGGCGGCGGTTCAACACCTCCGGGGCGGTCTGGGCCATCTACGGCGGCCTGCTCTCGGCGGTCCTGCTGGTCTTCTTCTCCCCGGTGGTGTCCGGTGCACCGACCTCGATGTTCCCGGAGCACGACTGGCAGTGGTTCCCGCTGTCCAACCCGGGGATCCTCTCCATCCCGTTCGGGTTCTTCTGCGGCTGGCTCGGGACGGTGATCTCGAAGGAGCGCGACGAGGAGAAGTACGCCGAACTGGAGGTCCGCGCGCTGACCGGGGCGGGCGCCCACTGA
- a CDS encoding DUF485 domain-containing protein, producing MSTDAPTPATTSHEQYLAVQRSDEFAGLRRALRGFVFPMTVAFFLWYALYVILSAYARGFMGTKLFGSNINVALVFGLLQFVSTFLIAWLYARYADRKIDPVADRIRAEIGEVGHEHGPRG from the coding sequence ATTTCGACGGACGCGCCCACGCCCGCCACGACGAGCCACGAGCAGTATCTCGCCGTACAGCGGTCGGACGAGTTCGCCGGTCTGCGCCGCGCGCTGCGCGGTTTCGTCTTCCCGATGACCGTGGCCTTCTTCCTGTGGTACGCGCTCTACGTGATCCTCTCCGCGTACGCGCGGGGATTCATGGGCACGAAGCTCTTCGGCAGCAACATCAACGTGGCACTCGTCTTCGGGCTGCTCCAGTTCGTCTCGACGTTCCTGATCGCCTGGCTCTACGCCCGGTACGCCGACCGCAAGATCGATCCGGTCGCCGACCGGATCCGCGCCGAGATCGGGGAGGTGGGCCATGAGCACGGTCCTCGCGGCTGA
- a CDS encoding NAD-dependent epimerase/dehydratase family protein gives MKVAPRFGAGHRVLVTGGAGFVPSHLVDVLLDRGCTVVAVDNFVTGSKENVAHLAERPTFTLVDADVSDGLPTHHPALAERFDAILHMASPASPTDFTSLPIEILRVGSVATLHLLDRAVADGARFLLASTSEAYGDPKEHPQRETYWGNVNPIGVRSVYDEAKRFAEAATMAYHRFHGLDVGIVRIFNTYGPRMRPDDGRAIPTFIAQALRDEPITVHGTGAQTRSICYVDDLVRGILLLLDSTETGPINCGTEHEMSMRQLAELIVALSGSSSEVTYVTRAADDPEMRRPDLSLAREVLGYEPQVSPEDGLRRTIDHFRKRLG, from the coding sequence ATGAAGGTAGCTCCCCGTTTCGGCGCCGGTCACCGAGTTCTCGTCACCGGCGGTGCCGGTTTCGTCCCGTCGCACCTGGTCGACGTGCTGCTCGACCGGGGTTGCACGGTGGTCGCGGTGGACAACTTCGTCACCGGGTCCAAGGAGAACGTCGCCCACCTCGCCGAGCGTCCCACCTTCACCCTCGTCGACGCGGACGTCTCCGACGGTCTGCCGACCCACCACCCGGCGCTGGCGGAGCGCTTCGACGCGATCCTGCACATGGCCTCCCCGGCCAGTCCGACCGACTTCACCAGCCTCCCGATCGAGATCCTCCGGGTCGGCTCGGTCGCCACGCTGCACCTGCTGGACCGGGCGGTCGCCGACGGGGCCCGGTTCCTGCTGGCCTCCACCTCCGAGGCGTACGGCGACCCGAAGGAGCACCCGCAGCGGGAGACGTACTGGGGCAACGTCAACCCGATCGGTGTCCGCAGCGTCTACGACGAGGCCAAGCGGTTCGCGGAGGCGGCCACCATGGCCTACCACCGGTTCCACGGCCTGGACGTCGGCATCGTGCGGATCTTCAACACGTACGGCCCCCGGATGCGGCCGGACGACGGGCGGGCCATCCCCACCTTCATCGCCCAGGCGCTGCGCGACGAGCCGATCACCGTGCACGGGACCGGGGCGCAGACCCGTTCGATCTGCTACGTCGACGACCTGGTGCGCGGCATCCTGCTGCTGCTCGACTCGACCGAGACCGGGCCGATCAACTGTGGAACCGAGCACGAGATGTCGATGCGCCAGCTCGCCGAGTTGATCGTGGCGCTCTCCGGCAGCAGCTCGGAGGTGACCTATGTCACCCGGGCCGCGGACGACCCGGAGATGCGGCGGCCGGACCTCTCCCTGGCCCGGGAGGTGCTCGGCTACGAGCCCCAGGTCTCCCCCGAGGACGGCCTCCGGCGCACGATCGACCACTTCCGGAAGCGGTTGGGCTGA
- a CDS encoding LCP family protein: protein MSATSSAGLPLPYLHWGSAGRASVPGSDPDRRYPPARPGDDRHPADAAPRRAGAGPAGPPGPGGPGRPPRPGPRPRWGRIALVAGVAVLVLALLGGIGAWVYARGLDKDLARTDPFSEITGDRPAKAVDGALNILLVGSDSRDPDAPIDQSSKWRADTIIVMHIPSNHAEAYLVSIPRDLYVPIPESANAECGTGQRAKINAAFAFGGLPLAVRTVECFTDVHLDHVMAVDFAGFKQVTDALGGVDLPVERTVTSIHKPYRTFTKGVNHMNGAEALDWIRQRKQFPDGDFARMRHQQEFLRALMDKAASSNTLTSPRKLNAFLKSTTDAVTVDEGFSLADMAVQFRKLRGENLTFVTSPHLGSETIDGQSVVVSDREKALAMYRAMAGDRMAEWVKANQPAKSNGG, encoded by the coding sequence ATGTCAGCGACTTCGTCAGCCGGTCTCCCGCTCCCGTACCTGCACTGGGGCTCCGCCGGGCGTGCCTCGGTCCCGGGCTCCGACCCGGACCGCCGGTACCCCCCGGCCCGGCCGGGCGACGATCGACACCCGGCCGACGCCGCACCCCGTCGGGCCGGCGCCGGACCGGCCGGTCCTCCCGGGCCAGGTGGCCCCGGTCGTCCCCCTCGCCCGGGCCCCCGTCCGCGCTGGGGCCGGATCGCGCTGGTCGCCGGGGTCGCCGTACTGGTGCTCGCGCTCCTCGGTGGCATCGGCGCCTGGGTCTACGCCCGGGGTCTGGACAAGGACCTGGCCCGCACCGACCCGTTCTCGGAGATCACCGGCGACCGGCCGGCCAAGGCGGTCGACGGCGCGCTCAACATCCTGCTGGTCGGCAGCGACTCGCGGGACCCGGACGCCCCGATCGACCAGTCCAGCAAGTGGCGGGCGGACACCATCATCGTGATGCACATCCCCTCGAACCACGCCGAGGCGTACCTGGTCTCCATCCCCCGCGACCTCTACGTGCCGATTCCCGAGAGCGCGAACGCGGAGTGCGGGACCGGCCAGCGCGCAAAGATCAACGCGGCTTTCGCCTTCGGTGGTCTCCCGCTGGCGGTCCGGACGGTGGAGTGCTTCACCGACGTGCACCTGGACCACGTGATGGCGGTCGACTTCGCCGGATTCAAGCAGGTCACCGACGCGCTCGGCGGGGTGGACCTGCCGGTGGAACGGACCGTCACCTCGATCCACAAGCCGTACCGGACGTTCACCAAGGGCGTGAACCACATGAACGGGGCCGAGGCGCTGGACTGGATCCGCCAGCGTAAGCAGTTCCCGGACGGCGACTTCGCCCGGATGCGGCACCAGCAGGAGTTCCTCCGGGCGCTGATGGACAAGGCGGCCAGCAGCAACACGCTGACCAGTCCCCGCAAGCTGAACGCCTTCCTCAAGTCGACGACCGACGCGGTGACCGTGGACGAGGGGTTCTCCCTGGCAGACATGGCGGTGCAGTTCCGGAAGCTGCGCGGCGAGAACCTCACCTTCGTGACCAGCCCGCACCTGGGCAGCGAGACGATCGACGGCCAGTCCGTGGTGGTCTCCGACCGGGAGAAGGCGCTGGCGATGTACCGGGCGATGGCCGGGGACCGCATGGCCGAATGGGTCAAGGCGAACCAGCCTGCCAAATCCAACGGCGGCTGA
- a CDS encoding LCP family protein encodes MPVQTRRRPPSSREPAPAGRASASVVPPSRRGGGRGTDTSPKRKRRKDPLWARLTVVVGAVLMMTSGAAIVGSKALIGQATGSISQQNLLGDAGKSNAEGGDTLEGPIDMLLLGVDARATWAADDVRADSIIILHIPATHDQAYLISIPRDTEVQIPPFKKTGFGGDTTLINAAFHYGARNGGGWEGGAQLMAQTIKNATGVSFDGAAIINFGGFKKVIDALGTVRICVAQEVTSIHMSYVDGKPMWNADAKKTGKKRTPVLHKKGCREMEGWEALDYSRQRKTLANGDYDRQQNQQQLIKAMAKKAISDGAMTNPLKLRKLLDAAGDTLIIDTGRAEIADLVFTMRGVTDNELTMLRTNNGTFHVNEHGRESLSPLTMDMFKAVKEDKLAEFVFANPGVLSTRK; translated from the coding sequence ATGCCGGTGCAGACCCGCCGTCGCCCTCCGTCGTCGCGGGAACCCGCCCCTGCCGGCCGGGCTTCCGCCTCAGTGGTTCCGCCGTCCCGCCGGGGTGGCGGCCGTGGTACGGACACATCCCCGAAGCGGAAGCGGCGCAAGGACCCGCTCTGGGCCCGACTCACCGTGGTCGTCGGCGCGGTGCTGATGATGACCAGCGGTGCGGCGATCGTGGGGAGCAAGGCGCTGATCGGTCAGGCGACCGGGAGCATCTCCCAGCAGAACCTGCTCGGCGACGCGGGCAAGAGCAACGCCGAGGGTGGCGACACGCTCGAGGGCCCGATCGACATGCTGCTGCTCGGCGTGGACGCCCGGGCGACCTGGGCGGCCGACGACGTCCGGGCGGACAGCATCATCATCCTGCACATCCCGGCGACGCACGACCAGGCGTACCTGATCTCGATCCCCCGGGACACCGAGGTGCAGATCCCGCCGTTCAAGAAGACGGGCTTCGGCGGCGACACCACCCTGATCAACGCCGCGTTCCATTACGGGGCCCGTAACGGCGGCGGCTGGGAGGGCGGGGCCCAGTTGATGGCGCAGACCATCAAGAACGCGACCGGGGTGAGCTTCGACGGCGCGGCGATCATCAACTTCGGCGGGTTCAAGAAGGTGATCGACGCCCTGGGCACCGTACGCATCTGCGTCGCCCAGGAGGTCACGTCGATCCACATGTCGTACGTCGACGGCAAGCCGATGTGGAACGCGGACGCCAAGAAGACCGGCAAGAAGAGGACCCCCGTGCTGCACAAGAAGGGCTGCCGGGAGATGGAGGGCTGGGAGGCCCTGGACTACTCCCGCCAACGGAAGACCCTGGCCAACGGCGACTACGACCGCCAACAGAACCAGCAGCAGCTGATCAAGGCGATGGCCAAGAAGGCGATCAGCGACGGTGCGATGACCAACCCGCTGAAGCTGAGGAAACTGCTCGACGCGGCCGGCGACACGCTCATCATCGACACCGGTCGGGCGGAGATCGCGGACCTGGTCTTCACCATGCGCGGGGTCACCGACAACGAGTTGACCATGCTGCGGACGAACAACGGCACCTTCCACGTCAACGAGCACGGCCGGGAGTCGCTCAGCCCGCTGACCATGGACATGTTCAAGGCGGTCAAGGAGGACAAGCTCGCCGAGTTCGTCTTCGCCAACCCGGGCGTCCTCTCCACCCGGAAGTGA
- a CDS encoding SRPBCC family protein: MPVVESVATVPVPPDLAFAVSQTVGSVRYRWDPFVRDQHFADGATRPGKGVRTVTRSRHGLLMVSEYVSYAPPSHVGMKMVRGPWFFEVFAGGWRFAPGPEPGTTVATWRYNFRCRPAFLRPVAERIGVWLLGRDIRRRIAGFAAGCADPVVLASARPTEDGRTTEDGRPADGGW; this comes from the coding sequence ATGCCCGTCGTCGAGTCGGTCGCCACCGTCCCCGTACCGCCTGACCTGGCGTTCGCCGTGTCGCAGACCGTCGGGTCGGTGCGCTACCGATGGGACCCGTTCGTCCGCGACCAGCACTTCGCCGACGGGGCGACCCGACCCGGCAAGGGGGTCCGCACCGTCACCCGGTCCCGGCACGGCCTGCTCATGGTCAGCGAGTACGTCTCGTACGCGCCGCCGAGCCACGTGGGGATGAAAATGGTCCGGGGCCCGTGGTTCTTCGAGGTGTTCGCCGGCGGCTGGCGGTTCGCGCCAGGTCCCGAGCCGGGTACCACGGTCGCCACCTGGCGGTACAACTTCCGGTGCCGTCCGGCGTTCCTGCGGCCGGTGGCGGAACGGATCGGGGTATGGCTGCTCGGTCGGGACATCCGCCGCCGGATCGCCGGTTTCGCCGCCGGCTGCGCCGACCCGGTGGTGCTGGCCTCCGCCCGGCCGACGGAAGACGGGCGGACGACGGAAGACGGGCGGCCGGCGGACGGCGGGTGGTGA